Within the Planctomycetaceae bacterium genome, the region CCGCTCAGAGTCTGCAGGTACTGAAGCCCCCTGTGAACGTTCTCCGGCGTTGCCCGAAGCGGTTCTTTGCCAAGTTTCGAGCTGTTGTTACTGAACTGAATGATCTGGAAGGTATCTCTGGGTGTCAGTTGCTGCAGCGAATATTCGATAGCGGCCTTTGACTGTTCAATCGGTTTGCCGTTCATGCTGCCAGAGCAATCCAGCACGTATACCATCTCCATAGCACTCCGCTGAACGCTGGACAGTTCCGCGGGTGGATAAATCATCATCGTAAAATACTGACCGTGCTCGTCCTTGTGCGTCAGCATGGCGGTTTTAATTTGATCGCCCGCAACTCGATAACGCAGAATGAAGTCCTTATTGGGCAGGGAATCTTTCGCTGACAGACGGATCCGGCGTTCGCAGGGGGAGGTTGATTGTTCTTCGATGGCGTGGTTAACACAGCGTACATTTTCGATTTCTACGCCTGTATTGATATTCACGGTGACTGCGACATCGTGACCACTTCTTTCGCCGGGAGCCAGATACTGAACTTCGGTTTTCTGGCCGCTCGCACCATGGTTTCCGCGGGAAACCGCGCCAATTCCATCGTTCGTTGCGGCGGGATTGAATCGTGGACCAACAACCATCGGAAAGACGAATTCATAATCCCCGTCATCATAACGCAGCGTATTGAAGTAACGGATATTGATATCGATTTGTTTTCCGGGTTCGATATTGGCAACCTTCTGCGTGAAGATATTCGGGCGTTCCTGAGTCAACAATGAGGCAACGTGCCCCTGAGCTCTGGCTTGAGCGTAAATCTGTTCGGCCTTTTCACGTTCGCGAATGATGCCCCGAATTTTTCGATCGCCGACCGTCATAACAAATTCATTCACCGCTGCATTCTGTGGAAGCGGAAACAAATAGACCGCTTCAATCTTGCTGTTATACGGATTGTGAAACTGCTGAGTAACATCGACGGTTGCGATATATCCATCAATATTGCCAACGACGTTCGTATGCCTGAGCGGCACAGGGACCTGCCGGGTTTCATTTGGCAGTGTTGCCATCAAAGCGCCGCAACCAGGCGTCTCTGTATCCGGCAGAGCTGTTGTATTGATATCAGCCTTCGCAATCACCCAGAGCTCTTCGCCGGGTCCCGGCTCGCCGATACGGCCCCCGGACTTCGCGTCAGGATCAGGAAATCGTCCCAGGATGGTTTCCGTACGCATTCTGCGCTCGGGAGACTGACGGCCCGGCTGCTGACCACTCCGTTGCTGACCACTCCGTTGCTGACCACTCTGTTGCTGACCACTGATAATTTCTTCTTCTGTTGGCTTGTTCGTTTCTGTCCGGCCGGCTGCGCCAAAGCCTCCGGAAAGGGATTCCGTCAATCCTCTCTGCGCTAAAGGCATCTCTTTTGAGAGACTGGAATCCAGAGACAGACCGGCAGCGGCGGGGTCTGAAGCGGGCACCGGGGCACCGGACGGAGCTGCACTCCGATATCCGTCTTTTGGTGAGTCGAAGAGGACTTTTCGATCAAGCCCTTCTGCAGAAGCTGCTTCTCCGGCCGCTGGTTGTCCCGACGCGGTCACCACACTGTCAGCAGCGACATCGCTGGCGGTCTGCGCTGAGGATGACATTTCCAGTGGTGCATCATCACCGAAACGGTCAACTGACCCCGCGGATTCATCCCGGGACGCTGCCGGAGTATTGGAAAGGGCTTCCGGGCTGGTCGTTGATTCATCGCCACCGCACCCAGCGGCAGACAGAAGTGCCACGAACGAAAGTCCGAGCACCATCCAGGCTTTGAATCGGCTGTTCGTATTCATGATTTCGTAACCTTTCGGAAGAGTTCATGTCTCCGAGGCCTGCGGCCAGGAGGAGCTATGCGGGTGAGATTTGTTTCACTGTGGAAACGATTCTGTACGGACATTCCCCGCAGGCAGATGATGCCAGCAGGAGTGACAATGAATGAGCTACTGAACTAGCATTGCTTTTGCGATGCTGAGCGACGCAGGGATACGCTGACCGTCGGTCGTCGCCGAAGCAATCAACGAAGTTTGCCAGGTGCGATCCTCGGGCCCTTCGACCTGAACGTGGACGCGAGCAACACGACTCTTTCCCTTTGGCAATTCTTTTCCTGTGTTGAACGCAGCAAGGATCACACGATTGCCATTCATCGCCTTCGAGTCGTAATAGGGTGGCTCAGCGAATGCAGCATGCTCACCGCCTTCGATACCAACGATCTCGACTCCGGCAGTCAGACTATTCAATTCAAACTGATAGGCAGCCAGGGGCAATTCGCCGGAGTCGACGAACACATCAATGGCTTCGAACCGGGTCCCGCCAATACGAGTGTTCTGGTCGCCTTCGAGCTGTACCTGAATTACCTCTTTTTGCACCGGAGTTGTCTGGTCGGCGTCAACAACCGTATGCGTTGTCAGACTCTGTGCATACGTAAAGGCTGCGGCACACACATCGAAGGCGATCAGCAACAGCCACACCAGCGGCACTGATCGCCGACCTGCGGATCGAATTGTCGGTCGATTTTCGATCATTGTTCTTCTCCTCATTCAGCCCACAGAGGGGCGGCAGGTCAGTTTGCGTGTGAGATTCTCTCCGGAGAAACCGGCCACTGCTCACACCTTCTGAAAGATCCCTTGTGTTCATCGAACGGCAACCAGCACTGGGTGGCTGCCACCCTGTGATGCCCGGCTAAAAGCCAGACGATCGTTCCGGGTTTCTGTCCGGCACTAAAGCGAAACGATGAATCGGGCCAGTTGATCCACATCTTCCTGATCGACGACTCCATCGTGGTTTCGATCGAACTCCGGCCTTGTACTGATCAGATCCGTTTCCACAGGATTTGTGCTGTTCGTCCTGATCTGTCGTGCAAGTGCAAACGCATCCAGAATATCTATGTGCCCATCCTGGTCGATGTCATCAAAACGCACAGACTGAACGGAATCCATATCCGCGACCGCGGCGCTGGCTTCTATGCCGAACGAGCGGCTGACTTCTGCAGATGGCTCTGCTGACTTCGGGGTGAATTCATTCATGGCGATCAGGTCCCGGGATGGGTCTGTTTGTCGCAGGGTGACGATGACAAAACACAAAGCGGCAGCGGTAGTGACGA harbors:
- a CDS encoding VIT and VWA domain-containing protein yields the protein MNTNSRFKAWMVLGLSFVALLSAAGCGGDESTTSPEALSNTPAASRDESAGSVDRFGDDAPLEMSSSAQTASDVAADSVVTASGQPAAGEAASAEGLDRKVLFDSPKDGYRSAAPSGAPVPASDPAAAGLSLDSSLSKEMPLAQRGLTESLSGGFGAAGRTETNKPTEEEIISGQQQSGQQRSGQQRSGQQPGRQSPERRMRTETILGRFPDPDAKSGGRIGEPGPGEELWVIAKADINTTALPDTETPGCGALMATLPNETRQVPVPLRHTNVVGNIDGYIATVDVTQQFHNPYNSKIEAVYLFPLPQNAAVNEFVMTVGDRKIRGIIREREKAEQIYAQARAQGHVASLLTQERPNIFTQKVANIEPGKQIDINIRYFNTLRYDDGDYEFVFPMVVGPRFNPAATNDGIGAVSRGNHGASGQKTEVQYLAPGERSGHDVAVTVNINTGVEIENVRCVNHAIEEQSTSPCERRIRLSAKDSLPNKDFILRYRVAGDQIKTAMLTHKDEHGQYFTMMIYPPAELSSVQRSAMEMVYVLDCSGSMNGKPIEQSKAAIEYSLQQLTPRDTFQIIQFSNNSSKLGKEPLRATPENVHRGLQYLQTLSGSGGTQMIEGIKAALDFPHDEGRFRLVSFMTDGFIGNEQQILQTLSAKLGASRIFSFGVGSSPNRYLMDRMALLGQGAVTYLSLNDNAVDIMDRFQQRISHPAMTDLTIDFGDMDVIEVFPKRIPDLIVGRPIVVTGRFNGEPSTVTVGGRIDLAPQTFSVDLAGEDRSDEHPGIAAVWARMKIADLMMAASQRPHEAVEFRQEVIQTALNYNLMSSFTAFVAVDSLTVTEGDFGTTVAVPVNVPDGVKYETAVTN